In Bos javanicus breed banteng chromosome 2, ARS-OSU_banteng_1.0, whole genome shotgun sequence, the following proteins share a genomic window:
- the ACTL8 gene encoding actin-like protein 8, which yields MSARTIIIDHGSAFLKAGLSGWNEPQLVLPSVVNYIPCRENPGPSYARRRVSLGIDICRPDTFSYPVQRGRVINWEGVEHIWSFILEKHRLEHEDFPVIITESPLKEPVDRQKTLEILFELLNVPSVLLADQLEMSLYSSGLLTGVVVDSGCGLTRVQPFHLGRPLRPGATTLEFAGQDLSVYLFKSLFKEDYNRHNLFQLDTVASTQMRKCYVPQNLGDELDFYQNLPDGADERNSYHLPDGTAVELTPMQRLAPEMFFSPQVFGLQGPSLAQAAMDSIEACEASLRPLLASHVAPCGGNTLYPGFTMRLYQLLASHFFPTKASVFAGSNRHFSVWLGASVVAHLSTYKSEWLTKEEYDERFRL from the exons ATGTCTGCAAGAACCATCATCATTGACCACGGCTCTGCCTTTCTGAAGGCTGGCTTGTCGGGCTGGAATGAGCCGCAGCTGGTCTTACCCAGTGTCGTGAACTACATCCCCTGCCGGGAGAACCCGGGCCCCAGTTACGCTCGGCGGCGTGTGAGTCTTGGCATCGACATTTGCCGACCCGACACCTTCAGCTACCCCGTGCAGCGGGGCCGCGTCATCAACTGGGAGGGTGTGGAGCACATCTGGTCGTTTATCCTGGAGAAGCATCGGCTGGAGCACGAGGACTTCCCTGTGATCATCACAGAGAGCCCCCTGAAGGAGCCCGTGGACCGTCAGAAAACCCTGGAG ATCCTGTTTGAGTTGCTGAACGTGCCGTCCGTCCTCCTGGCCGACCAGCTGGAGATGTCGCTGTACTCGTCCGGCCTGCTGACGGGCGTGGTGGTGGACTCAGGCTGTGGCCTGACGCGCGTGCAGCCCTTCCACCTGGGCCGCCCGCTGCGGCCCGGGGCAACGACGCTGGAGTTCGCGGGCCAGGACCTCTCGGTCTATCTCTTCAAGAGCCTCTTCAAGGAAGACTACAATCGCCACAACCTGTTCCAGCTGGACACCGTGGCCAGCACCCAGATGCGTAAGTGCTACGTGCCGCAGAACCTGGGGGACGAGCTGGACTTCTACCAGAACCTGCCGGACGGCGCCGACGAGCGCAACAGCTACCATCTGCCGGATGGCACCGCGGTGGAGCTGACCCCTATGCAGCGGCTGGCCCCCGAGATGTTCTTCAGCCCCCAGGTGTTCGGCCTGCAGGGGCCCAGCCTCGCCCAGGCCGCCATGGACTCCATCGAGGCCTGCGAGGCCAGCCTGCGCCCGCTGCTCGCCTCTCACGTGGCGCCCTGTGGGGGCAACACCCTCTACCCCGGCTTCACCATGCGCCTCTACCAGCTGCTCGCCAGCCATTTCTTCCCCACCAAGGCGTCCGTGTTTGCGGGCTCCAACAGGCATTTCAGTGTCTGGCTGGGAGCGTCCGTGGTGGCTCACCTGTCGACGTACAAGTCTGAGTGGCTGACGAAGGAGGAGTATGACGAGAGGTTCCGGCTGTAG